Sequence from the Thermodesulforhabdaceae bacterium genome:
ATCCCGACGAAGCTTCTTTCACCGTTCTTCACAACCTGCTCATGGTTATGGACTTTAAGGAATTAATTGAAGGAACTAAAGGTTTCATTAATTTCACAAAACGTTTGTTAACTGAAGATATTGCAACAATTCTTCCACCTGATCTTACCGTTATTGAAATACTGGAATGCACCACCCCTGATGACACAATCTTAGAATCAATAAAAAAGCTCAAAAAAAGCGGCTATCTTCTGGCTGTTGATGATTTTGCTCTGGAAGAAACGCATTTGCTGCCCTTTGTAGAAATGGTGGATATTGTCAAAGTCGATCTCATGAAAACCCCCAAATCCAGATGGAATCACATAGTAAAGTTATGCAACAACAAGAAAAAACTTTTACTGGCTGAAAAAGTAGAAACTTATGAAGATTTGAAATATGCAACAGAGCTAGGATTCGACCTTTTTCAAGGGTTTTTCTTCAGCAGGCCTGTGACAGTTCTCAGAAAAGAAATTCCTCCCGCAGCTACCAGCATGCTCAGAATTATGTCAGAACTGTTCAAAAAAGAAGAAATGGATCTTAAGGACTTTGAAAACATTCTAAAAAAAGATCCCGCTCTAACATACAAACTTCTCAGATACGTAAATTCACCGGCGGTAGGATTAAGACATCCGGTATCGGACATACGTCGAGCAATAATGCTGCTGGGAGAACGAGAACTGAGGCGCTGGTTGTT
This genomic interval carries:
- a CDS encoding HDOD domain-containing protein, with protein sequence MEALVARQPIFDRNKNLWGYEILYRSTPDATKACINDPDEASFTVLHNLLMVMDFKELIEGTKGFINFTKRLLTEDIATILPPDLTVIEILECTTPDDTILESIKKLKKSGYLLAVDDFALEETHLLPFVEMVDIVKVDLMKTPKSRWNHIVKLCNNKKKLLLAEKVETYEDLKYATELGFDLFQGFFFSRPVTVLRKEIPPAATSMLRIMSELFKKEEMDLKDFENILKKDPALTYKLLRYVNSPAVGLRHPVSDIRRAIMLLGERELRRWLLLVIYGSVSKESPYKLFGKALHRGRYMELLAYETKTAKPDEAFLVGVLSPLDAMLQCPMENVLEQLYLAPPIQKALLSHEGTLGLMYRMIMAHEAGDSEKVVEIAKNFSLDIAKINQLYIEAIRWAQML